In the genome of Raphanus sativus cultivar WK10039 chromosome 4, ASM80110v3, whole genome shotgun sequence, one region contains:
- the LOC108850057 gene encoding ubiquitin-conjugating enzyme E2 6 isoform X1: MDPMMMIVSLLCKLGWDRMMSDYKVDTVNDDLQMFYVTFHGPTNSLYEGGVWKIKVELPEAYPYKSPSVGFVNKIYHPNVDESSGAVCLDVINQTWSPMFDLINVFESFLPQLLLYPNPSDPFNGEAASLLMRDRAAYEKKVKEYCKAYAKPEDIGAHEDLSDDDEDDDDDDDSMSERGSDSDDNDEIAGKADP; encoded by the exons ATGGATCCGATGATGATGATTGTTTCTTTATTGTGTAAATTGGGATGGGACAGGATGATGAGTGATTACAAGGTGGATACTGTCAACGACGATTTGCAGATGTTCTATGTTACTTTCCATGGCCCCACTAACA GTCTATATGAGGGAGGTGTATGGAAGATCAAAGTCGAACTTCCTGAAGCTTATCCTTACAAATCTCCTTCTGTTGGTTTCGTTAACAAGATTTATCACCCCAATGTTGATGAATC TTCGGGTGCTGTTTGCTTAGATGTAATAAACCAGACATGGAGCCCAATGtttg ATCTTATCAATGTCTTCGAGTCATTTCTTCCTCAACTGCTTCTATATCCAAACCCATCTGATCCATTCAATGGAGAAGCTGCCTCTCTCTTGATGCGAGACCGTGCAGCCTATGAGAAGAAAGTCAaag AGTACTGCAAAGCATATGCTAAACCAGAGGACATAGGAGCACATGAGGATttaagtgatgatgatgaagatgacgacgatgatgatgatagcATGAGCGAACGTGGTTCAGACTCGGATGACAACGATGAAATCGCTGGAAAAGCAGATCCTTGA
- the LOC108850057 gene encoding ubiquitin-conjugating enzyme E2 6 isoform X2, whose translation MASPSKRREMDMMKLMMSDYKVDTVNDDLQMFYVTFHGPTNSLYEGGVWKIKVELPEAYPYKSPSVGFVNKIYHPNVDESSGAVCLDVINQTWSPMFDLINVFESFLPQLLLYPNPSDPFNGEAASLLMRDRAAYEKKVKEYCKAYAKPEDIGAHEDLSDDDEDDDDDDDSMSERGSDSDDNDEIAGKADP comes from the exons ATGGCTTCGCCGAGCAAACGCCGAGAGATGGACATGATGAAATT GATGATGAGTGATTACAAGGTGGATACTGTCAACGACGATTTGCAGATGTTCTATGTTACTTTCCATGGCCCCACTAACA GTCTATATGAGGGAGGTGTATGGAAGATCAAAGTCGAACTTCCTGAAGCTTATCCTTACAAATCTCCTTCTGTTGGTTTCGTTAACAAGATTTATCACCCCAATGTTGATGAATC TTCGGGTGCTGTTTGCTTAGATGTAATAAACCAGACATGGAGCCCAATGtttg ATCTTATCAATGTCTTCGAGTCATTTCTTCCTCAACTGCTTCTATATCCAAACCCATCTGATCCATTCAATGGAGAAGCTGCCTCTCTCTTGATGCGAGACCGTGCAGCCTATGAGAAGAAAGTCAaag AGTACTGCAAAGCATATGCTAAACCAGAGGACATAGGAGCACATGAGGATttaagtgatgatgatgaagatgacgacgatgatgatgatagcATGAGCGAACGTGGTTCAGACTCGGATGACAACGATGAAATCGCTGGAAAAGCAGATCCTTGA
- the LOC108853598 gene encoding AT-rich interactive domain-containing protein 1-like: MAGWSMMVADEGDAAAVDFSKTPKKNLEPNHSPEAVVVTCSDFENSIDELASLFRSLLESFLVEFCPADSFRPLPPMTGDGRAVDLFNLFLSVSRRGDAVSWEEVARECGLGLSNSASAKLIYVKYLDALARWLNRVGNGNDDGDTSVELCGVSDGLMARLKDFLCEVKRKYGTTASRELGAELKWFVSKTKRGYDDDDDKKVEKVMSLDCSFSPGKRKRECPLNTLKWLSKAAKDPCDTCSIGSLPDRSKWEAYGREEPWKELLLFRASRTNTDPSCQKIWQKIQKMHPSLYEDSTGPSYNLRERLRFDGSGSASDSSDEEDRPCARVGSQFQAEVPEWIGLNTESDAKWLGPRVWPLSKEQSNSNLLIERDPIGKGRQDPCGCQNPDSVQCVRFHINTKREKLKLELGPAFYMWCFDSMGEGTLQYWTDLELKKVKLLMASPPTLSPSFFSELKSILSSKSREEIVSYYYNVSLLQFIANQSRMTPGEVDSDTDQYYNLAPGSGDPTMEANTSQKPVLLTPKKKRASIERRGSTSPIFVHSSCWRHILSLKLL; encoded by the exons ATGGCTGGATGGTCGATGATGGTAGCAGACGAAGGTGACGCCGCCGCCGTCGATTTCAGCAAAACTCCGAAGAAGAATCTCGAACCTAACCACTCTCCCGAAGCCGTCGTCGTTACCTGCTCGGATTTTGAGAACAGTATCGACGAACTCGCCTCCTTGTTCCGAAGCTTACTCGAATCGTTCCTCGTCGAGTTTTGCCCCGCGGATAGTTTCCGACCTCTTCCTCCGATGACCGGCGACGGGAGAGCCGTTGATCTGTTTAATCTTTTCCTCAGCGTGAGTCGCAGAGGCGATGCCGTTTCGTGGGAGGAAGTTGCTCGAGAGTGTGGACTAGGGTTGAGTAACTCGGCTTCTGCGAAGTTGATCTATGTTAAGTATCTCGACGCACTCGCTCGTTGGTTGAACAGAGTTGGTAACGGTAACGATGATGGTGATACTAGCGTTGAGTTGTGTGGAGTCTCGGATGGTTTGATGGCTAGGCTTAAGGATTTTTTATGTGAGGTTAAGAGGAAGTATGGTACTACTGCTTCGAGGGAGTTAGGAGCTGAGCTCAAATGGTTCGTATCAAAAACTAAGAGAggttatgatgatgatgatgataagaaGGTGGAGAAAGTTATGAGCCTTGACTGCTCTTTTTCGCCTGGGAAGAGGAAACGGGAGTGTCCTTTAAATACATTGAAATGGTTAAGCAAGGCTGCCAAGGATCCATGTGATACTTGTTCTATTGGTTCTTTGCCTGATAGATCAAAGTGGGAAGCTTATGGAAGGGAAGAGCCGTGGAAGGAGCTTCTTCTGTTTAGGGCTTCAAGAACAAACACTGATCCGTCTTGTCAAAAGATTTGGCag AAAATCCAGAAGATGCATCCATCTCTGTATGAGGATAGTACTGGACCTAGTTACAATCTGAGAGAGAGACTCAGATTTGATGGGAGTGGCTCGGCTTCAGATAGTTCAGATGAGGAGGATAGACCATGTGCTCGAGTTGGCTCACAGTTTCAGGCTGAGGTACCTGAGTGGATTGGCCTCAACACCGAAAGCGATGCAAAGTGGTTGGGCCCTCGGGTCTGGCCGCTGAGCAAAGAACAAAGCAACAGTAATCTTCTTATCGAAAGAGATCCGATTGGGAAAGGAAGACAAGATCCATGCGGCTGCCAAAACCCAGATTCTGTTCAATGTGTCAGATTCCATATCAACACAAAACGGGAGAAACTGAAACTTGAACTTGGTCCAGCTTTctacatgtggtgttttgataGTATGGGTGAAGGTACTCTGCAGTATTGGACAGACTTAGAACTGAAGAAAGTAAAGCTTTTGATGGCATCTCCACCTACACTTAGCCCATCTTTCTTCAGTGAGCTGAAGAGTATCCTTTCTTCAAAGAGCAGAGAAGAGATCGTGAGCTACTATTACAACGTGTCCCTGTTGCAGTTTATAGCAAATCAGAGTAGAATGACCCCTGGTGAGGTAGACAGTGATACTGATCAATACTACAACCTTGCACCAGGGAGTGGAGATCCAACAATGGAAGCAAACACATCTCAGAAACCTGTCCTGCTTACACCTAAGAAAAAAAGGGCGTCGATAGAGAGGAGAGGTAGTACTAGTCCCATTTTTGTCCATTCCTCTTGCTGGAGGCATATATTGTCATTGAAACTGCTTTAA